A window of the Hordeum vulgare subsp. vulgare chromosome 5H, MorexV3_pseudomolecules_assembly, whole genome shotgun sequence genome harbors these coding sequences:
- the LOC123397254 gene encoding malonyl-CoA decarboxylase, mitochondrial encodes MTRSHTPKSLAVLLRARMHPDSIPSPLPAPSPPASPDPNPSARPAAASSVRHWLHASISAASPPPAALECFSDGYRSLDRGGRHEILRSLATDYDVPRARVRDLMRQYLSVSATGEDGDEQPRAEREEGGAASALYRMERGLRDALRPKHAGFLEAMNAQPGGLKLLAVIRADLLALLGEENAPVLRALDGYLKEKLVTWLSPAALALHQITWDDPASLLEKIVAYEAVHPIRNLIDLKRRLGVGRRCFGYFHPAIPGEPLIFIEVALLKDMATSIQEVLLDVPPIAECEAKCALFYSISSTQPGLSGINLGKFLLKRVIDMLRKDMPSVQIFATLSPIPGFMQWLLAKLASQIKLAEAEMQEGNSLEGASSTFRESILFPEEEKMIHSAIDQVDGKQGIELLQDILKSSQWVKSDKLSAALKSPLMRLCARYLTREKIRGKALDAVANFHLQNGAMVERINWMADQSEKGIEQSGGIMVNYLYRLENIEEYASSYSATGLIHTSPSLS; translated from the exons ATGACCAGGAGCCACACCCCAAAATCCCTCGCCGTCCTGCTCCGTGCCAGGATGCACCCCGACTCTATCCCCTCGCCGCTGCCCGCTCCGTCACCACCCGCCAGCCCCGACCCCAACCCCAGTGCCcggcccgccgccgcctcctccgtccggCACTGGCTCCACGCCTCCATCTCCGCGGCCTCCCCGCCTCCCGCCGCCCTGGAGTGTTTCTCCGACGGGTACCGCTCCCTCGACCGGGGCGGCCGCCACGAGATCCTCCGATCCCTCGCCACAGACTACGACGTGCCCCGCGCGCGGGTTCGCGACCTCATGCGCCAGTACCTGAGCGTCTCCGCCACCGGGGAGGACGGGGACGAGCAGCCGAGggcggagagagaggagggcggCGCCGCATCGGCTTTGTACCGGATGGAGAGGGGGCTCCGGGACGCGCTCCGGCCCAAGCACGCCGGGTTCCTCGAGGCCATGAACGCGCAGCCTGGTGGGCTCAAGCTCCTCGCGGTCATTCGAGCCGACCTCCTCGCCTTGCTGGG GGAGGAGAATGCTCCAGTGCTGCGTGCATTGGATGGGTACTTGAAGGAGAAGCTCGTGACGTGGCTCAGCCCAGCGGCTCTTGCGCTCCACCAGATAACCTGGGATGATCCTGCCTCCTTGCTGGAGAAGATTGTGGCTTATGAA GCTGTGCATCCAATCAGGAATCTGATAGATTTGAAGAGAAGGCTGGGTGTTGGCCGACGTTGTTTTGGTTACTTCCATCCTGCGATACCAG GCGAGCCCCTGATTTTCATTGAAGTTGCTCTCCTCAAAGATATGGCCACATCTATACAG GAAGTTTTGTTGGATGTCCCTCCAATCGCTGAATGTGAAGCTAAATGTGCACTATTTTACTCAATATCGTCAACCCAG CCAGGCTTATCAGGTATTAATCTGGGAAAGTTTCTTCTCAAGCGTGTCATTGACATGTTGAGGAAAGATATGCCTTCCGTGCAG ATTTTTGCTACTCTTAGCCCGATACCTGGTTTCATGCAATGGCTTCTCGCTAAGTTGGCCTCTCAAATAAAATTAGCAGAGGCAGAGATGCAAGAGGGCAATTCGTTAGAAGGTGCCAGTTCTACTTTCAGAGAATCCATCCTTTTCCCGGAGGAAGAGAAGATGATACACAGTGCCAT CGATCAAGTCGACGGTAAACAAGGAATTGAACTTTTGCAAGATATACTGAAATCAAGTCAATGGGTGAAGTCTGACAAATTATCTGCTGCGCTGAAATCTCCTCTAATGCGTTTGTGTGCAAG GTATCTTACGAGAGAGAAAATACGAGGAAAAGCTCTAGATGCTGTTGCTAATTTTCACTTGCAAAATGGAGCA ATGGTTGAGAGAATAAACTGGATGGCCGACCAATCCGAGAAGGGCATTGAACAAAGTGGAGGTATCATGGTCAATTATCTGTACAG GTTGGAGAATATAGAAGAATATGCATCTTCGTATTCTGCTACAGGGCTTATCCATACGTCACCTAGCCTCTCCTAA